The following are from one region of the Arcobacter defluvii genome:
- a CDS encoding YitT family protein codes for MKKINLKHYIFIVLGSLAMAFGTVCFLSPNQIITGGGVGISLLLHALFPQITLGIFMAMVSIPFLILSYVYFGKYYLFKTFIVVVLLSTFTDVLKEVLHVKPMTNDILLAAIFGGIFIGLGVGFVIKGRASTGSTSVVGEIVAKKTKYKAAEVLLVIDATIMFASVFVYNDINKSLYSMLSVYVGIRVIDMILTGRPSKKIVNIVSNNVEVLKEQIRERIEEHGTILTGIGLHQGQNKTIIYVTVEASKIDLLKNLITKYDPDAFMIITEASEFLGRGLK; via the coding sequence ATGAAAAAAATAAATTTAAAACATTATATATTTATAGTATTAGGTTCATTAGCAATGGCATTTGGAACAGTATGTTTTTTGTCTCCAAATCAGATAATTACAGGTGGAGGAGTAGGAATCTCTTTACTTTTACATGCACTTTTTCCTCAAATTACTTTAGGTATTTTTATGGCAATGGTAAGTATTCCATTTTTGATTTTATCTTATGTTTATTTTGGAAAATACTATTTATTTAAAACATTTATTGTAGTAGTACTTTTATCAACTTTTACAGACGTTTTAAAAGAAGTTTTACACGTAAAACCGATGACAAATGATATTTTATTGGCTGCAATTTTTGGTGGGATTTTTATAGGTTTAGGCGTTGGTTTTGTAATAAAAGGAAGAGCATCAACTGGAAGTACTTCGGTTGTTGGAGAAATAGTTGCAAAAAAAACAAAATATAAAGCAGCAGAAGTTTTACTTGTTATTGATGCGACTATTATGTTTGCATCGGTTTTTGTTTACAACGATATAAATAAATCCCTTTATAGTATGCTTAGTGTTTATGTTGGGATTAGAGTTATTGATATGATTTTAACGGGGCGTCCTTCTAAAAAAATAGTAAATATTGTTTCAAATAATGTAGAAGTTTTAAAAGAACAAATAAGAGAAAGAATCGAAGAACATGGTACGATTTTAACAGGAATTGGACTTCATCAAGGACAAAATAAAACTATTATTTATGTTACAGTTGAAGCTAGTAAAATTGATTTATTAAAAAATTTGATAACAAAATATGATCCAGATGCTTTTATGATAATAACAGAAGCTTCAGAGTTTTTAGGCAGAGGTTTA
- a CDS encoding NAD(P)/FAD-dependent oxidoreductase, translating into MNDIYDCIVLGGGPAGILASISCASENNKVLLLEKLPKIAAKLKATGGGKCNLTNTLSTEEFMAKFGKNGRFMSHALEVFNATDLRDFFAKIGVETIARDGFRVFPVNHSSSIILSALDEELERVGVEVECSVAIETIKKEEDIFIITSKDKIYKSKNIIIATGGLGYPILGATGDGYIYAKDFGHKITSTHPAMMPLITKEKNFASCKADTIAKAILKVNIPKYKNLKLVGDLIFTKEGLRGPVILDFAREITPILAKHSEVPLLINFLKGKNEEEIFSHLKNEIAKNSTHTILENLETLLATSVATQVLNICEIDLNLRFKQIEGIKREKLVKTLAWTPFTIIGHEGFKNAMITRGGVELKEIDSKTMQSKIIDGLYFCGEVVNIDGPCGGYNLQWSFSSGFLAGKLNKN; encoded by the coding sequence TTGAATGATATTTATGATTGTATAGTACTTGGTGGCGGACCTGCTGGAATCTTAGCTAGTATTAGTTGTGCTAGTGAAAATAACAAGGTACTACTTCTTGAAAAACTTCCAAAAATTGCAGCTAAACTAAAAGCAACAGGTGGAGGAAAGTGTAATCTTACAAATACTCTATCAACTGAAGAGTTTATGGCAAAGTTTGGTAAAAATGGTCGTTTTATGAGCCATGCTTTGGAAGTTTTTAATGCAACTGATTTAAGAGATTTTTTTGCCAAAATTGGAGTTGAAACAATAGCTAGGGATGGTTTTAGAGTATTTCCTGTAAATCATAGTTCAAGTATAATTTTAAGTGCTTTAGATGAAGAGTTAGAAAGAGTTGGAGTGGAAGTTGAGTGTTCAGTTGCTATTGAAACTATAAAAAAAGAAGAAGATATTTTTATCATTACTTCAAAAGATAAAATCTATAAATCAAAAAATATCATCATTGCAACTGGAGGTTTGGGTTATCCAATTTTAGGAGCAACGGGTGATGGATATATCTATGCAAAAGATTTTGGGCATAAAATCACTTCAACACATCCAGCTATGATGCCACTAATAACAAAAGAGAAAAACTTTGCTTCTTGTAAAGCTGATACAATCGCAAAAGCTATATTAAAAGTAAATATTCCAAAATACAAAAACTTAAAACTTGTTGGTGATTTGATTTTCACAAAGGAAGGTTTACGAGGTCCAGTTATTTTGGATTTTGCTAGAGAAATTACTCCTATTTTAGCAAAACATAGTGAAGTTCCACTTTTGATAAACTTTTTAAAAGGGAAAAATGAAGAAGAGATTTTTTCTCATCTAAAAAATGAAATAGCAAAAAATTCAACACATACTATCTTAGAAAATTTAGAAACTTTACTAGCAACAAGTGTAGCAACGCAAGTTTTAAATATTTGTGAAATTGATTTAAATTTGAGATTTAAACAAATAGAGGGAATTAAGCGAGAAAAATTAGTTAAAACTTTGGCTTGGACACCTTTTACAATCATAGGTCATGAGGGATTTAAAAATGCCATGATTACAAGAGGTGGAGTTGAACTAAAAGAGATAGATTCAAAAACTATGCAAAGTAAAATAATAGATGGTTTATATTTTTGTGGGGAAGTTGTAAATATAGATGGACCTTGCGGTGGATATAATCTTCAATGGTCTTTTTCAAGTGGGTTTTTAGCTGGAAAATTAAATAAAAATTAG
- a CDS encoding DMT family transporter — translation MSATTVAWIYLFIAGLLEAFWAIGLKYSEGFSKPIPTILTLCLVISSFFLLSKAMKVLPVSFAYAIWCAIGIVSLVLIEYFYLNGVLNFQKIISILFILIGIVGLKIS, via the coding sequence ATGTCAGCAACAACAGTAGCTTGGATTTATCTTTTTATAGCTGGACTTCTTGAAGCTTTTTGGGCAATTGGTTTGAAATATAGCGAGGGCTTTTCAAAACCAATTCCTACTATTTTGACCTTATGTTTGGTAATTTCAAGTTTTTTTCTTCTTTCAAAAGCTATGAAAGTATTACCAGTTAGTTTTGCCTATGCAATTTGGTGTGCAATAGGAATAGTTAGTTTGGTTTTAATAGAGTATTTTTATCTAAATGGTGTTTTAAATTTTCAAAAAATTATCTCTATACTTTTTATTTTGATTGGAATTGTAGGCTTAAAAATATCATAG
- a CDS encoding allophanate hydrolase-related protein: MNENEILIGVCGAHMSGLPLNWQLTDLEATFVKKCKTKKGYRLFLLENKTPIRPGMIYDSGVSSQLELEVWSMKVENFGKFMKQIASPLGIGTVFLEDESSVYGFLCEADYVKNSKEITSLGSWRNFLCQQQQ, translated from the coding sequence ATGAATGAAAATGAGATTTTAATAGGAGTTTGTGGAGCTCATATGAGTGGTTTGCCTTTAAATTGGCAATTAACTGATTTGGAAGCCACTTTTGTAAAAAAATGCAAAACAAAAAAAGGTTATAGACTTTTTTTACTTGAAAATAAAACTCCAATTCGACCTGGAATGATTTATGATAGTGGAGTTTCAAGTCAATTAGAACTTGAAGTTTGGTCTATGAAAGTAGAAAATTTTGGAAAGTTTATGAAACAAATAGCAAGTCCACTTGGAATAGGAACGGTATTTTTAGAAGATGAAAGTAGTGTTTATGGTTTTTTATGTGAAGCAGATTATGTTAAAAATTCAAAAGAGATAACAAGTTTAGGAAGCTGGAGAAACTTCTTATGTCAGCAACAACAGTAG
- the atzF gene encoding allophanate hydrolase, with amino-acid sequence MKLNIKDLRAKYLSGEVTVKEVISSIFEKIEQTRDYNIWIYTLTEEEISFYLKNLENKNIEDLPLYGIPFAIKDNIDLVNIPTTAACPEFSYTPKKSAFVVEKLIQAGAIPIGKTNLDQFATGLVGTRSPYGECKNSINKEYISGGSSSGSAVAVALEMASFSLGTDTAGSGRVPAAFNNLIGLKATKGVLSTSGVVPACRSLDCVTVFAKELDSIKEVFKVANAYDEEDIYSRHYEKVEFEEKAKFSFAVPKKEQLKFFGDEEAKNLFDEAVKKFESLGGKAFEIDYEPFNESANLLYSGPWVTERFIAIKEVITKTPQVVEPTVRKIISSGENINAINYFESEYILKKNRKKAEKLFEEFDFMLTPTTGTIYKIEEVNNNPIELNTNLGYYTNYMNLLDLSAIAVPAGFRKNGLPFGVTVVAKNFEEEKLLSYTSKYLGV; translated from the coding sequence ATGAAACTTAATATTAAAGATTTAAGAGCAAAATATTTAAGTGGTGAAGTTACTGTAAAAGAAGTAATTTCATCTATTTTTGAGAAAATAGAGCAAACAAGAGATTATAATATTTGGATTTATACTTTAACTGAAGAAGAAATAAGTTTTTATTTAAAAAATTTAGAAAATAAAAATATAGAGGATTTACCACTTTATGGTATTCCTTTTGCTATAAAAGATAATATTGATTTAGTAAATATTCCTACAACGGCTGCTTGTCCTGAATTTTCTTATACTCCAAAAAAATCTGCTTTTGTGGTTGAAAAGTTAATCCAAGCTGGAGCTATTCCAATTGGAAAAACAAATCTTGACCAATTTGCAACGGGACTTGTGGGAACTAGAAGTCCTTATGGAGAGTGTAAAAACTCAATAAACAAAGAGTATATTTCAGGTGGTTCAAGCTCTGGAAGTGCTGTTGCAGTAGCTCTTGAAATGGCTAGTTTTTCACTTGGAACTGATACAGCAGGAAGTGGAAGAGTACCAGCAGCTTTTAATAATCTAATAGGATTAAAAGCTACAAAAGGAGTTCTTAGCACTTCTGGAGTTGTTCCCGCTTGTAGAAGTTTGGACTGTGTGACAGTATTTGCAAAAGAGTTGGATAGTATAAAAGAGGTATTTAAAGTAGCAAATGCTTATGATGAAGAGGATATTTATAGTAGACATTATGAAAAAGTAGAGTTTGAAGAAAAAGCAAAATTCTCTTTTGCAGTTCCAAAAAAAGAGCAATTAAAATTTTTTGGTGATGAGGAAGCAAAAAATCTATTTGATGAGGCAGTTAAAAAGTTTGAAAGTTTAGGTGGAAAGGCTTTTGAGATTGATTATGAGCCATTTAATGAAAGTGCAAACTTACTTTATAGTGGACCTTGGGTAACGGAGAGATTTATAGCTATAAAAGAGGTTATTACAAAAACTCCACAAGTAGTTGAGCCAACTGTTAGAAAAATCATAAGTAGTGGAGAAAATATAAATGCAATAAATTATTTTGAATCAGAATATATCTTGAAAAAAAATAGAAAAAAAGCTGAAAAATTGTTTGAAGAGTTTGATTTTATGTTAACACCAACAACAGGAACGATTTATAAAATAGAAGAAGTAAACAACAATCCAATAGAACTAAATACAAATCTTGGATATTACACAAATTATATGAATCTACTTGATTTAAGTGCTATTGCAGTTCCTGCTGGATTTAGGAAAAATGGCTTACCTTTTGGAGTTACAGTAGTTGCTAAAAACTTTGAAGAAGAAAAACTATTAAGTTATACTTCAAAATATTTAGGAGTTTAA
- the uca gene encoding urea carboxylase: MFKRVLIANRAEIANRVIRTLKKMGIESVAIYSEADKHASFVRNANISVQLHGTTLEETYLNYKKIIEICKEYNVDAIHPGYGFLSENVNFVKECEKNGITFIGPTSKQIEDFGLKHTARDIAKANNVPLLEGSELLTSLEMAKEIANTISYPVMLKSTAGGGGIGMKLCFNEEELVQAYESVIKLATSNFSNGGVFLEKYIETARHIEVQIFGDGNGNVKTLGERDCSIQRRNQKVIEETPAPNISDELRKELFEASKKLALAVNYKSAGTVEYIYDTKTNKFYFLEVNTRLQVEHGITEEVCGVDLVEWMIKIAYGDNKPLLDYIHNPKGHAIQLRVYAEDASKNFQPSTGLITKVEFPKDLRIDTWIEDGCEVSPFYDPLLAKLISYGNSREENLAKLQEVLKTSKIYGIESNLSYLEAILKQDFFKNSSFYTKVLEKLEYKPFKVDILKSGTMTTIQDYPARQNFWAVGIPPSGAMDNLTPRLLNHLLKNDEKAAFIEMTFMGATFKFRSATTISFGGADMQATLNGNSVEMYKAINVKENDILEFKKVIGNGNRTYLAIKGGFDVASYLGSASTFTLGEFGGHSGRALKAGDVLNYFETKDEVYEELVNKINLVNEWEIGVVYGPHGSPDFFTGVDIKEFFATSWEVHFNSSRTGVRLIGPTPKWARNDGADAGLHPSNIHDNAYAFGTIDFTGDMPVILGPDGPSLGGFVCPATIISCELHKIGQLKTGDKIKFKPVSLENADLMNLAFEKAIKTNEVLPNLADFIIDFDEEKATPIIKTFNYKELDLDIVIRSAGNEFVLVEAGELKLDIELRFFIHALMTYIEEKNLSSIIDLTPGIRSLQIHFNSLEIDRSEILKLVEEAINSLKDIENLEVESRTVYLPLSWNDPSIQLAIDKYQQGVRSNAPWCPSNIEFIRRINGLRDVDEVQRIILDASYLVMGLGDVYLGAPVATPLNPAHRMVTTKYNPARTWTAQNSVGIGGAYICVYGMEGPGGYQLFGRTLQMWNTYRSTNEFSKPWLLRFFDQVRFYLVSSDELHDIREKFLYGKYPLKIENGTFKLKEYKEFLENNKKEHTSFQSMRKQAFEDERLMWKEKGLDKFNVQADVIEVKDEIILNENEEAVESIMSGNIWKIEVKEGDKVKAGEVLVILESMKMEVDIETNISGTVEKILFKEGDNINSGDVLVIIKKDNL, from the coding sequence GTGTTTAAAAGAGTATTAATTGCAAATAGAGCTGAGATTGCAAATAGAGTAATTAGAACTTTAAAAAAGATGGGTATTGAGTCAGTTGCGATTTATAGTGAGGCAGATAAACATGCTTCATTTGTAAGAAATGCAAATATAAGTGTACAACTTCATGGAACTACACTAGAAGAAACTTACCTAAACTATAAAAAAATTATTGAGATTTGTAAAGAGTATAATGTTGATGCTATTCATCCAGGATATGGGTTTTTAAGTGAAAATGTAAATTTTGTAAAAGAGTGTGAAAAAAACGGTATTACATTTATTGGTCCAACTTCTAAACAAATAGAAGATTTTGGATTAAAACACACTGCGCGTGATATTGCAAAAGCAAATAATGTACCATTGTTAGAGGGAAGTGAACTTCTTACGAGTTTAGAAATGGCAAAAGAGATTGCAAACACTATTTCTTATCCTGTTATGTTAAAAAGTACAGCAGGTGGTGGTGGAATAGGAATGAAACTTTGCTTTAATGAAGAAGAGTTAGTTCAAGCTTATGAAAGCGTTATAAAACTGGCTACTTCAAACTTTAGTAATGGTGGAGTTTTTTTAGAAAAATATATTGAAACAGCTCGTCATATTGAAGTTCAAATCTTTGGTGATGGAAATGGAAATGTTAAAACTTTAGGTGAGAGAGATTGTTCAATTCAAAGAAGAAACCAAAAAGTTATAGAAGAAACACCAGCTCCAAATATCAGTGATGAGTTAAGAAAAGAGTTATTTGAAGCTTCAAAAAAACTAGCACTTGCAGTAAATTATAAAAGTGCTGGAACTGTTGAGTATATCTATGATACAAAAACAAATAAGTTTTACTTTTTAGAGGTAAATACTAGATTACAAGTTGAACATGGAATTACTGAAGAGGTTTGTGGAGTTGATTTAGTTGAGTGGATGATAAAAATTGCATATGGTGATAATAAACCACTACTTGATTATATTCATAATCCAAAAGGTCATGCAATACAACTTAGAGTTTATGCTGAAGATGCAAGTAAAAATTTCCAACCAAGCACTGGACTTATCACAAAAGTAGAATTTCCAAAAGATTTAAGAATAGATACATGGATTGAAGATGGATGTGAGGTAAGTCCATTTTATGACCCACTTTTAGCAAAATTAATCTCTTATGGAAATAGTAGAGAGGAAAATTTAGCAAAATTACAAGAGGTTTTAAAAACTTCAAAAATATATGGAATTGAATCAAATCTTTCATATTTAGAAGCAATTTTAAAACAAGACTTTTTCAAAAATTCAAGCTTTTATACAAAAGTATTAGAGAAATTAGAATATAAACCATTTAAAGTTGATATTTTAAAATCAGGAACGATGACTACTATTCAAGATTATCCTGCACGACAAAACTTCTGGGCAGTTGGTATTCCACCATCTGGAGCTATGGACAATCTAACACCAAGACTTTTAAATCATCTATTAAAAAATGATGAAAAAGCTGCATTTATTGAGATGACTTTTATGGGAGCTACTTTTAAATTTAGAAGTGCTACAACTATTTCTTTTGGTGGGGCAGATATGCAAGCAACACTAAATGGAAATAGTGTAGAGATGTATAAAGCAATAAATGTAAAAGAGAATGATATTTTAGAGTTTAAAAAAGTTATTGGAAATGGAAATAGAACATATTTAGCTATCAAAGGTGGTTTTGATGTAGCTTCATATCTTGGAAGTGCTTCAACATTTACTTTAGGTGAGTTTGGAGGACACTCAGGACGTGCGCTTAAAGCAGGTGATGTGTTAAACTATTTTGAAACTAAAGATGAGGTTTATGAAGAGCTTGTAAATAAAATAAATTTAGTAAATGAGTGGGAAATCGGAGTTGTTTATGGTCCTCATGGAAGCCCTGATTTCTTTACGGGTGTTGATATAAAAGAATTTTTTGCTACTTCTTGGGAAGTTCACTTTAACTCAAGTAGAACGGGTGTTAGATTAATAGGACCAACTCCAAAATGGGCAAGAAATGATGGAGCAGATGCGGGACTTCATCCTTCAAATATCCATGACAATGCTTATGCTTTTGGAACAATAGATTTTACAGGAGATATGCCAGTAATTTTAGGACCTGATGGTCCAAGTCTTGGAGGATTTGTTTGTCCTGCTACAATTATTTCTTGCGAATTACATAAAATTGGTCAGCTTAAAACTGGTGATAAAATCAAGTTTAAGCCAGTTAGTTTAGAAAATGCAGATTTGATGAATTTAGCTTTTGAAAAAGCTATAAAAACAAATGAAGTTTTACCAAATTTGGCTGATTTTATTATTGATTTTGATGAAGAAAAAGCAACGCCAATTATAAAAACTTTTAATTATAAAGAGTTAGATTTAGATATTGTTATTAGAAGTGCTGGAAATGAGTTTGTATTAGTTGAAGCAGGGGAGTTAAAACTTGATATTGAATTAAGATTTTTTATTCACGCTTTAATGACTTATATTGAAGAGAAAAATTTAAGCTCAATCATTGATTTAACTCCAGGTATTAGAAGTTTACAAATTCATTTTAACTCTTTAGAGATAGATAGAAGTGAGATTTTAAAACTTGTAGAAGAAGCGATAAATTCACTAAAAGATATTGAAAATTTAGAAGTAGAATCACGAACAGTTTATTTACCACTTTCTTGGAATGACCCATCAATTCAATTAGCAATTGATAAATATCAACAAGGAGTACGATCAAATGCACCTTGGTGTCCTTCAAATATTGAGTTTATTAGAAGAATAAATGGACTTAGAGATGTTGATGAAGTTCAAAGAATTATCTTAGATGCTTCTTATTTAGTTATGGGATTAGGTGATGTTTATTTAGGTGCTCCTGTTGCAACTCCATTAAATCCAGCTCATAGAATGGTAACAACAAAATATAATCCAGCAAGAACTTGGACAGCTCAAAATTCTGTTGGAATTGGTGGAGCTTATATATGTGTTTATGGAATGGAGGGACCAGGAGGTTATCAACTTTTTGGAAGAACTTTACAAATGTGGAATACATATAGAAGTACAAATGAGTTTAGTAAACCTTGGTTATTAAGATTCTTTGACCAAGTTCGGTTTTATTTGGTTTCTAGTGATGAGTTACATGATATTAGAGAGAAGTTTTTATATGGAAAATATCCTTTAAAAATTGAAAATGGAACATTTAAACTAAAAGAATATAAAGAGTTTTTAGAAAACAACAAAAAAGAGCATACAAGTTTCCAATCAATGCGAAAACAAGCTTTTGAAGATGAAAGATTGATGTGGAAAGAAAAAGGACTTGATAAATTTAATGTTCAAGCTGATGTTATTGAAGTAAAAGATGAAATCATTTTAAATGAGAATGAAGAAGCCGTTGAATCTATCATGTCTGGAAATATTTGGAAAATTGAAGTTAAAGAGGGAGATAAAGTAAAAGCTGGTGAAGTTTTAGTTATCTTAGAATCAATGAAAATGGAAGTTGATATTGAAACAAATATTAGTGGAACTGTTGAAAAAATTCTTTTTAAAGAGGGTGATAATATAAATTCTGGTGATGTTTTAGTAATCATCAAAAAGGATAATTTATGA
- a CDS encoding urea amidolyase associated protein UAAP2, which produces MSKNIENAIYNEKLPSGLPWAGVIKKGQTFRIVDLEGCQAVDTLFYNNDNYNDRYSANDTIREQGSIFITTGTKLISIDDNVLMEITEDTCGNHDTLGGHCSAESNSVRFGLDKKYMHSCRDNYLTIVAQLEMSPKDITNNINFFMNVPVEENGHLAIVDGISKPGDYVEMVAHMDTLVLISNCPQLNNPCNGYNPTPIQLIIWDK; this is translated from the coding sequence ATGTCAAAAAATATAGAAAATGCAATTTATAATGAAAAATTACCATCAGGTCTTCCATGGGCAGGTGTTATTAAAAAAGGGCAAACTTTCAGAATTGTTGATTTAGAAGGTTGTCAAGCAGTAGATACACTTTTTTACAATAACGATAATTACAATGATAGATATAGTGCAAATGATACTATTAGAGAACAAGGAAGTATTTTTATTACAACTGGTACAAAACTAATCTCTATAGATGATAATGTTTTAATGGAAATTACAGAAGACACTTGTGGAAATCACGATACTTTAGGTGGACATTGTAGCGCTGAGAGTAATAGTGTTAGATTTGGATTAGATAAAAAATATATGCACTCTTGTAGAGATAATTACTTAACAATTGTGGCACAACTTGAAATGAGTCCAAAAGATATCACAAATAATATTAACTTTTTTATGAATGTTCCTGTTGAAGAAAATGGACATTTAGCAATTGTAGATGGTATTTCAAAACCAGGTGATTATGTGGAAATGGTAGCACATATGGATACTTTAGTTTTGATATCAAATTGCCCACAATTAAACAATCCATGTAATGGATATAACCCAACTCCAATACAATTAATTATTTGGGACAAATAG
- a CDS encoding urea amidolyase associated protein UAAP1 codes for MIRSNKVVLNEIFPSSVKWSKIIKRGQTIQLKAKGENASLSAMFYNASNVAERFNSADTVKIQWNAFLGKEKVLFSEMGRVLFAITEDSTDGLFDILGGISNERTIKENFGGEATYQSCRNGYYKSDKENFLIELGKYGMTKKDLIPALNLFRKVDVKEGSKLVLSDRKAKENDVIELTAHMDVLLVLSNTPHAMDKSGVYEPSDIEITIFDSVEFKDEDYKNYSDEAKRGFINTNRYFV; via the coding sequence ATGATAAGAAGTAATAAAGTGGTTTTAAATGAAATTTTCCCTTCAAGTGTTAAATGGTCAAAAATTATAAAAAGAGGGCAAACAATACAACTAAAAGCAAAAGGTGAAAATGCAAGTTTAAGTGCTATGTTTTACAACGCTTCAAATGTAGCAGAGAGATTTAATAGTGCAGATACAGTAAAAATCCAATGGAATGCTTTTTTAGGAAAAGAAAAAGTTCTATTTTCTGAAATGGGAAGAGTTTTATTTGCAATTACGGAAGATTCTACTGATGGTTTATTTGATATTTTAGGTGGAATTTCAAATGAAAGAACTATCAAAGAAAATTTTGGAGGAGAAGCAACTTATCAAAGTTGTAGAAATGGTTATTATAAAAGTGATAAAGAAAACTTTTTAATTGAACTTGGAAAATATGGAATGACAAAAAAAGATTTAATTCCAGCACTAAATCTATTTAGAAAAGTAGATGTTAAAGAGGGTTCAAAACTCGTGTTAAGTGACAGAAAAGCAAAAGAGAATGATGTTATAGAATTAACAGCACACATGGATGTTTTACTTGTATTATCAAATACACCACACGCTATGGATAAAAGTGGAGTTTATGAACCAAGTGATATTGAAATAACTATTTTTGATAGTGTTGAGTTTAAAGATGAAGATTATAAAAACTATAGTGATGAAGCTAAAAGAGGCTTTATAAATACAAATAGATATTTTGTTTAA
- a CDS encoding ABC transporter ATP-binding protein produces MGLIKAKNIWKNYGDNIILEKVNFSMNSGEFCTLVGPSGCGKSTFLRMLLGIEQPSRGELFFEDKEYPKEPSDDRGIVFQRYSTLNHLNVIDNVIIGLEFKKSPFFGKLFGKAKKEAVESADEILKAVGLYHSRTKYPHELSGGMKQRLSIAQSLVKEPKLLLLDEPFGALDPGISKDMHELLLDIHSKLNFGVVMVTHDISEAFKLGTRVLVFDKIKVDENFPNRYGSTIINDIDSSKEKGKMK; encoded by the coding sequence ATGGGATTAATTAAAGCAAAAAATATTTGGAAAAATTATGGTGATAATATAATCTTAGAAAAAGTAAATTTTTCTATGAATAGTGGAGAGTTTTGTACTTTAGTTGGACCATCTGGTTGTGGTAAAAGTACATTTTTAAGAATGTTACTTGGGATTGAACAACCATCACGAGGTGAGTTGTTTTTTGAAGATAAAGAGTATCCAAAAGAGCCAAGTGATGATAGAGGGATAGTCTTTCAAAGATATTCAACACTAAATCACTTAAATGTGATTGATAATGTGATTATTGGTTTAGAGTTTAAAAAGTCACCATTTTTTGGGAAACTTTTTGGAAAAGCAAAAAAAGAGGCTGTAGAAAGCGCTGATGAGATTTTAAAAGCAGTTGGTTTATATCACTCAAGAACTAAATATCCACATGAGTTAAGTGGTGGAATGAAACAAAGATTGTCTATTGCTCAATCACTTGTAAAAGAGCCAAAACTTTTACTTTTAGATGAGCCGTTTGGTGCGCTTGACCCTGGAATTAGTAAAGATATGCATGAGTTACTTTTAGATATTCATTCAAAACTAAATTTTGGGGTTGTGATGGTAACTCATGATATTAGTGAAGCTTTTAAATTAGGAACAAGAGTTTTGGTATTTGACAAAATAAAAGTTGATGAGAATTTCCCAAATAGATATGGCTCAACAATAATAAATGATATAGATTCGAGTAAAGAAAAAGGAAAGATGAAATGA
- a CDS encoding ABC transporter permease, translating into MKRLINEIPSKTTNIFLGLLPFLLIVIVYIGSSNARLAENPNDKLLPSIEKCIESMSKLAFEEDKRTGSYILYDDTVSSLKRLALGVGISAVIALVVGISIGVIPMITSTLSPLIWFFSLIPTMAILPILFIVFGLGEISKVVLIILGITPIMIRDIYQRVREIPSEQIIKVQTLGANTWQIITRVVTPQIFPRLIDSIRLTLGTAWIFLISAEAIAATEGLGYRIFLVRRYLAMDVILPYVVWITLLAFLIDFVLRQFNQKLFPWFGKE; encoded by the coding sequence ATGAAAAGGTTAATAAATGAAATTCCATCAAAAACAACAAATATTTTTTTGGGATTATTACCTTTTCTATTAATAGTGATAGTTTATATAGGTTCTTCAAATGCTAGACTTGCTGAAAATCCAAATGATAAACTATTGCCATCAATAGAAAAATGTATTGAAAGTATGAGTAAATTGGCTTTTGAAGAGGATAAAAGAACTGGAAGTTATATCCTTTATGATGACACAGTTTCAAGTTTAAAAAGATTGGCTTTAGGTGTAGGAATAAGTGCAGTTATTGCTTTAGTTGTTGGTATTTCTATAGGAGTTATTCCTATGATTACTTCAACTTTATCACCACTTATTTGGTTTTTTTCTTTGATTCCAACAATGGCAATTTTACCGATACTTTTTATAGTATTTGGTTTAGGTGAGATTTCAAAAGTAGTTTTGATTATTTTGGGAATTACACCAATTATGATAAGAGATATTTATCAAAGAGTAAGAGAAATACCAAGTGAACAAATTATAAAAGTTCAAACTTTGGGAGCTAATACTTGGCAAATAATAACAAGAGTTGTAACTCCTCAAATATTTCCAAGATTGATTGATTCTATTAGATTGACTTTAGGAACTGCTTGGATATTTTTGATTTCAGCTGAAGCAATAGCTGCAACTGAAGGTTTAGGTTATAGAATATTTTTAGTAAGAAGATATCTAGCTATGGATGTGATTTTGCCTTATGTTGTATGGATTACACTATTAGCATTTTTAATAGATTTTGTTTTAAGACAATTTAATCAAAAACTATTTCCTTGGTTTGGAAAGGAGTGA